Proteins found in one Deltaproteobacteria bacterium IMCC39524 genomic segment:
- a CDS encoding DUF2065 domain-containing protein — MLPEALIVVLGVVLIVEGMPWFLSPKGTKRMLSELSQLNDKALRVVGLVFMLAGLLLVYFVKG; from the coding sequence ATGTTGCCTGAAGCTCTTATCGTTGTTCTCGGTGTAGTTCTGATCGTAGAAGGTATGCCGTGGTTTCTCTCGCCAAAGGGAACCAAGCGTATGCTGAGTGAACTCTCACAGCTGAACGATAAAGCTCTGCGTGTTGTCGGCCTGGTTTTTATGCTGGCCGGTTTGTTACTTGTTTACTTTGTTAAAGGCTAA